Proteins encoded together in one Gemmatimonadota bacterium window:
- a CDS encoding RidA family protein: MHTKTSRSSVLVAFGAALLLTGCALAPAPQTAGTPAPAKQVINPPGISPLVPAYSVAVRAGDFVFVSGMTGIKPGTQDIIDGGVAVQTRQTMENIRTSLTAAGATLDDVVECTVFLKDMADYAAMNGVYTQFFRVDPPARATLAVTALPRPAALVEIKCSARVRRGG, encoded by the coding sequence ATGCACACCAAGACCAGCCGTTCCTCCGTACTTGTCGCGTTCGGCGCGGCACTGTTGCTCACCGGTTGCGCACTCGCTCCCGCGCCGCAGACGGCCGGAACTCCGGCGCCTGCCAAACAGGTGATCAACCCGCCGGGCATCTCGCCGCTTGTGCCGGCGTACTCGGTGGCGGTGCGCGCTGGTGATTTTGTCTTCGTTTCCGGCATGACGGGGATCAAGCCGGGCACACAGGACATCATTGACGGTGGCGTGGCGGTGCAGACCCGTCAGACGATGGAAAACATTCGCACGTCGTTGACGGCCGCGGGGGCCACGCTCGACGACGTGGTGGAGTGCACGGTGTTCCTGAAAGACATGGCGGACTACGCGGCGATGAACGGGGTGTACACGCAGTTCTTTCGCGTAGACCCGCCGGCGCGGGCTACGCTCGCGGTGACCGCGCTGCCGAGGCCGGCGGCGCTGGTGGAGATTAAGTGCAGTGCGCGGGTGCGGCGCGGCGGGTGA
- a CDS encoding DUF4160 domain-containing protein, protein MSPTVLRAAGFRLYFYSRETREAPHVHVEKAGCVAKYWLAPVRLAEAFGFSTRELTRIERIVTRHRSDLLESWHAYFKTHNER, encoded by the coding sequence GTGAGTCCAACGGTACTTCGCGCCGCCGGATTTCGCTTATATTTCTACAGTCGAGAAACGCGTGAAGCGCCTCATGTTCACGTCGAGAAGGCCGGATGCGTGGCGAAATATTGGCTTGCCCCGGTCAGGCTCGCAGAAGCATTCGGTTTTTCCACGCGCGAACTGACTCGCATTGAGCGCATCGTAACTCGGCACCGATCAGACCTACTGGAATCCTGGCATGCCTACTTCAAAACGCACAACGAGCGCTAA